One window from the genome of Treponema sp. OMZ 838 encodes:
- a CDS encoding InlB B-repeat-containing protein: MKRFFSLVFILAGVFIISGCRNPSLRAYTVTFNTQGIGTAPAMLTVAEGSKLTAAQIPSPTAIPTNKSFDGWFKDPAGAQPWNYNSDTVTADITLYAKWRNASSPSQPPIPPSPGNVTVRFDVQGFGSLPAGTATITVTKNSKLRPDQLPPPEDIPDDKNFDGWYKEAVCANKWDIDSDIVTGDITLYAKWSDVRFTVRFDTRGLTTPPAPVTVIKNHTIPATDIPNPTHRTWNFSGWYKDKNCNTQWNTASDTVTADITLYAKWTPKSLLKKELWESKKTEGATNYFRIPALAQTKDGTLIAITDLRYNHTADIGKFGPNGEWGQDSHIHRVDVMVKRSTDNGLTWDSSSTKITNTPDNPVKYGYGDAAIVADRDSDNVLIICAHGDTRYGHYTAGDANTRLKVVKLRSLDGGKTFTQPEEITTSIYGLNGDWGTLFFGSGKIMQSRKIKKDKYYRIYAALLVKKTSKAPSGKAKVALFGNAVLYSDDFGETWQVLGDATVSPIPNGDEAKVEELPDGRVLLSSRTENGRLFNIFTYINEGTANGHWENAQSMLLENERGTNGEICIIKVRKTDTKAPVYLALQSIPLSSKRHPKGGSEPNIRMDVGIYWRVIEENISLLALADSTK, translated from the coding sequence GTGAAAAGATTTTTTTCCCTTGTTTTTATTCTTGCCGGTGTGTTTATAATTAGCGGGTGTCGCAATCCTTCTCTGAGGGCGTATACGGTTACCTTTAATACGCAAGGCATTGGTACTGCTCCGGCGATGCTTACGGTTGCGGAAGGGAGTAAGCTCACCGCAGCGCAAATACCTTCGCCTACGGCTATCCCCACAAATAAAAGCTTTGACGGCTGGTTTAAAGACCCTGCCGGTGCACAGCCGTGGAACTATAATAGTGATACCGTTACAGCGGATATTACGCTCTATGCAAAATGGCGTAATGCTTCTTCCCCATCACAGCCGCCTATTCCTCCGAGCCCGGGAAATGTAACAGTAAGGTTTGATGTGCAGGGATTCGGTTCGCTGCCTGCCGGTACCGCGACGATTACCGTGACTAAAAACAGTAAATTAAGGCCCGATCAATTACCGCCGCCTGAAGATATTCCTGATGATAAAAACTTCGATGGATGGTATAAAGAGGCGGTCTGTGCCAATAAATGGGATATAGATTCAGACATCGTTACCGGAGATATAACACTGTATGCAAAATGGAGTGATGTTCGTTTTACCGTAAGGTTTGATACGCGTGGACTTACCACTCCACCGGCTCCGGTAACTGTTATTAAAAATCATACTATTCCTGCAACTGATATACCGAATCCTACGCACCGGACATGGAATTTTTCCGGCTGGTATAAAGATAAAAATTGCAATACTCAATGGAATACGGCCTCCGATACCGTTACGGCAGATATAACGCTTTATGCAAAATGGACTCCTAAAAGTCTTTTAAAAAAGGAGTTATGGGAAAGTAAGAAAACTGAAGGAGCGACAAACTATTTTCGAATTCCGGCATTGGCACAGACAAAAGACGGGACGCTGATTGCCATTACGGATTTACGATACAATCATACTGCCGATATCGGTAAGTTCGGGCCTAATGGGGAATGGGGGCAAGACTCCCATATCCATCGCGTGGATGTAATGGTTAAACGCTCTACCGATAACGGCTTGACATGGGATAGCAGCAGTACAAAAATTACAAATACACCGGATAATCCCGTGAAATACGGTTATGGAGATGCCGCTATCGTGGCAGATAGGGACTCGGATAATGTACTGATTATTTGCGCTCACGGGGATACCCGCTACGGACATTATACAGCAGGAGATGCAAATACACGGCTTAAAGTTGTTAAGCTCCGTTCCTTAGACGGAGGTAAAACGTTTACACAGCCTGAGGAAATTACGACTTCCATTTACGGTTTAAACGGTGATTGGGGAACGCTCTTTTTCGGTTCGGGGAAGATTATGCAGTCTCGCAAGATAAAAAAAGATAAGTATTATCGTATTTATGCAGCCCTGTTAGTTAAAAAGACATCAAAAGCTCCCTCTGGAAAAGCCAAAGTCGCGCTCTTCGGAAATGCCGTATTGTACTCTGACGATTTCGGTGAAACATGGCAGGTTCTCGGTGATGCAACGGTGTCGCCGATACCGAACGGTGATGAAGCCAAGGTTGAAGAGCTTCCCGACGGCAGAGTATTGCTTTCAAGCCGCACTGAGAACGGACGTCTCTTTAATATCTTCACTTATATAAATGAAGGAACCGCAAACGGGCATTGGGAAAATGCTCAAAGTATGCTGCTCGAAAATGAACGCGGTACGAACGGTGAAATATGTATTATAAAGGTTCGTAAAACCGATACGAAAGCTCCGGTATATCTTGCATTGCAGTCTATTCCT